The Athene noctua chromosome 3, bAthNoc1.hap1.1, whole genome shotgun sequence genome includes a region encoding these proteins:
- the SLC16A8 gene encoding monocarboxylate transporter 3, translated as MGRPDPEEGQLSAPVKPPDGGWGWIVLLGCFVITGFSYAFPKAVSVYFKELMKDFHVGYSDTAWISSIMLAMLYGTGPVCSIMVNQFGCRPVMLIGGLLASSGMILASFTTNIIELYLTAGVLTGLGMALNFQPSLIMLGTYFDKRRPLANGLAAAGSPVFLSSLSPLGQVLLEKFGWRGGFLIMGGLLLNCCTCGAVMRPLDMGMKRKMEKAQDKYEAKEMLPVGGKSEEGISTTDGTKKAKKTKKKPKKGKKLLDFSIFSNRGFIIYTISKFILVLGLFVPPILLVNYAKDTGVPDTEAAFLLSIIGFIDIFARPACGMVAGLKWVRPHVAYLFSFAMLFNGLTDICSARASNYTGLVIFCVFFGISYGMVGALQFEVLMAIVGSQKFSSAIGLVLLIEAFAVLIGPPSAGRLVDALKNYEVIFYLAGSEVVLSAVFLATATYCCLNRGEKKEPPLEKNPSAGGGSDTEEAESDVQEAEEHSSDNHQLAHSTDNTTVAASEEANHVAEEQSGEGGGCPEGDGEVLAQDGCNADQMVERDRF; from the exons ATGGGGAGACCTGACCCAGAGGAAGGCCAGCTCTCAGCTCCTGTGAAGCCCCCAGATGGTGGCTGGGGCTGGATCGTGCTCCTCGGCTGCTTTGTGATCACCGGCTTTTCCTATGCCTTCCCAAAAGCCGTCAGTGTCTACTTCAAGGAGCTCATGAAAGATTTCCATGTCGGCTATAGTGACACAGCCTGGATCTCCTCCATCATGCTGGCCATGCTCTATGGGACAG GACCAGTATGCAGCATCATGGTGAACCAGTTTGGCTGCCGGCCTGTGATGCTCATCGGTGGGCTGCTAGCTTCTTCTGGGATGATCCTGGCATCTTTTACCACCAATATCATTGAGCTTTATCTGACAGCTGGTGTGCTGACGG GTCTGGGTATGGCATTGAACTTCCAGCCCTCACTGATCATGCTGGGCACCTACTTTGACAAGCGTCGGCCTCTTGCCAAtggactggctgctgctgggagccctgtcttcctttcctccctctctccactGGGGCAAGTGCTGCTGGAGAAGTTTGGTTGGCGAGGAGGGTTCCTTATCATGGGGGGTCTTCTGCTTAACTGCTGCACTTGTGGGGCAGTCATGAGACCCCTGGATATGGGCATGAAACGGAAGATGGAGAAAGCTCAGGACAAATATGAAGCCAAGGAGATGCTGCCTGTAGGAGGGAAATCAGAGGAGGGAATCAGCACCACTGATGGAACGAAGAAAGCCAAGAAAACCAAGAAGAAGCccaagaaaggaaagaagcttCTGGATTTTAGTATCTTTTCCAACCGAGGGTTCATCATTTACACTATTTCAAAGTTCATCCTGGTCCTAGGTCTCTTCGTGCCCCCCATATTGCTGGTCAACTACGCCAAGGACACCGGCGTACCAGACACAGAGGCTGCCTTCCTGCTCTCCATCATTGGTTTCATAGACATCTTTGCCCGCCCAGCCTGCGGCATGGTGGCAGGGTTGAAGTGGGTCCGTCCTCACGTGGCATACCTGTTCAGCTTTGCTATGCTCTTCAATGGCTTGACAGACATCTGCAGCGCCAGGGCTAGCAATTACACAGGGCTGGTcatcttctgtgtcttttttgGCATCTCTTATGGCATGGTGGGGGCACTGCAGTTTGAGGTGCTGATGGCCATTGTTGGATCCCAGAAGTTCTCCAGCGCCATCGGGCTGGTCCTACTTATCGAGGCTTTTGCTGTGCTCATCGGTCCACCCTCTGCAG GCCGCTTGGTTGACGCTCTCAAGAACTACGAGGTGATCTTCTACCTGGCAGGCTCAGAGGTGGTGCTCTCTGCTGTCTTCCTGGCTACAGCAACCTACTGCTGCCTGAACCGAGGGGAGAAGAAGGAGCCTCCCCTGGAGAAGAACCCCTCTGCGGGTGGTGGGAGCGACACTGAGGAAGCAGAGTCTGACGtgcaggaagctgaggagcacaGCAGCGACAACCATCAGCTGGCCCACAGCACTGACAACACCACAGTGGCGGCCAGTGAGGAGGCCAACCACGTGGCAGAGGAGCAGAGCGGGGAGGGAGGTGGGTGTCCCGAGGGAGACGGGGAGGTGTTGGCACAAGATGGCTGCAACGCTGACCAGATGGTGGAGAGGGACAGGTTTTAG